The proteins below come from a single Aptenodytes patagonicus chromosome 2, bAptPat1.pri.cur, whole genome shotgun sequence genomic window:
- the KBTBD2 gene encoding kelch repeat and BTB domain-containing protein 2 isoform X1, whose amino-acid sequence MSTQDERQINTEYAVSLLEQLKFFYEQQLLTDIVLIVEGTEFPCHKMVLATCSSYFRAMFMSGLSESKQTHVHLRNVDAATLQIIITYAYTGNLAISDSTVEQLYETACFLQVDDVLQRCREYLIKKINAENCVRLLSFADLFSCEELKQSAKRMVEHKFTAVYHQEAFMQLSHDLLIDILSSDNLNVEKEETVREAAMLWLEYNTESRSQYLSSVLSQIRIDALSEVTQRAWFQGLPPNDKSVVVQGLYKSMPKFFKPRLGMTKEEMMIFIEAAAENPGSLYSSVCYSPQAEKVYKLCNPPADLHKVGTLVTPDNDIYIAGGQVPLKNTKTNHSKSSKLQAAFRTVNCFYWFDAQQNTWFPKTPMLFVRIKPSLVCCEGYIYAIGGDSVGGELNRRTVERYDTEKDEWTMVSPLPCAWQWSTAVAVHNCIYVMAHNLMYCYFPRSDAWVEMAMRQTSRCFASAAAFGDKIFYIGGLHIASNSGIRLPSSTVDGSSVTVEIYDVNKNEWRMAANIPAKRYSDPCVRAVVISNSLCVFIRETHMNERAKYATYQYDLELDRWFLRQHISERVLWDLGKDFRCTVGKLYPSCLEESPWKPPTYLFSPDGADEFELDGEMVTLPPV is encoded by the exons ATGTCTACCCAGGACGAGAGGCAGATAAATACCGAGTATGCTGTATCCTTGCTGGAGCAGTTAAAATTCTTTTATGAACAGCAGTTGCTAACTGATATAGTGTTGATTGTTGAGGGCACTGAATTTCCCTGCCATAAGATGGTTCTTGCAACATGCAGCTCGTATTTCAG AGCCATGTTCATGAGCGGGCTAAGTGAAAGTAAACAAACACACGTACACCTGAGGAATGTGGATGCAGCCACTTTACAAATTATCATCACTTATGCATACACGGGTAACTTGGCAATAAGCGACAGCACGGTAGAACAGCTTTATGAAACTGCCTGCTTCTTACAG GTAGATGATGTGTTACAACGGTGTAGAGAATACTTAATCAAAAAAATTAACGCGGAAAATTGTGTGCGTCTCTTAAGTTTTGCTGATCTCTTCAGCTGTGAAGAGTTAAAACAGAGCGCTAAAAGAATGGTAGAGCACAAGTTCACAGCAGTGTACCACCAGGAGGCTTTCATGCAACTGTCACATGATCTACTGATAGATATTTTAAGCAGTGACAATTTAAATGTGGAAAAGGAGGAGACAGTTCGTGAAGCTGCTATGTTATGGCTGGAGTACAACACAGAATCGCGATCGCAGTATTTGTCCTCTGTTCTTAGCCAAATCCGAATCGATGCACTTTCAGAAGTAACACAGAGAGCCTGGTTTCAAGGCTTACCACCTAACGATAAATCGGTGGTGGTGCAAGGACTGTACAAATCGATGCCCAAGTTCTTCAAGCCCAGACTTGGTATGACAAAAGAGGAGATGATGATATTCattgaagctgctgctgaaaaccCCGGTAGTCTTTATTCTTCTGTCTGCTATAGCCCCCAGGCAGAAAAAGTTTACAAACTCTGCAACCCTCCTGCTGACTTGCATAAGGTTGGGACGCTTGTAACTCCTGATAATGACATCTATATAGCAGGTGGGCAAGTTCCTCTGAAAAACACGAAAACCAATCACAGTAAAAGCAGTAAACTCCAGGCTGCCTTCAGAACTGTGAATTGCTTTTACTGGTTTGATGCACAGCAAAACACTTGGTTTCCAAAGACACCGATGCTCTTTGTTCGTATAAAGCCATCCCTGGTCTGCTGTGAAGGATACATCTATGCAATCGGAGGAGATAGCGTTGGTGGAGAACTCAACAGGAGAACTGTGGAGAGATATGATACTGAGAAAGACGAGTGGACCATGGTAAGCCCGTTGCCTTGCGCCTGGCAATGGAGCACAGCAGTAGCAGTTCACAACTGCATTTATGTAATGGCACACAACCTGATGTACTGTTATTTTCCCAGGTCAGATGCTTGGGTAGAAATGGCTATGCGGCAAACAAGTAGATGTTTTGCTTCAGCCGCTGCTTTTGGCGATAAAATATTCTATATCGGAGGACTGCATATTGCCAGCAATTCTGGTATAAGACTCCCAAGCAGTACTGTAGATGGGTCTTCCGTAACTGTGGAAATCTATGATGTGAATAAAAATGAATGGAGAATGGCAGCCAATATCCCTGCCAAGCGGTATTCTGACCCATGCGTTAGAGCTGTCGTCATCTCTAATTCTTTATGCGTCTTTATACGAGAAACCCACATGAATGAGAGAGCGAAGTATGCCACCTATCAGTATGACCTGGAACTCGATCGCTGGTTTCTAAGACAGCACATATCGGAACGTGTGCTGTGGGATTTGGGGAAAGACTTCCGGTGCACTGTAGGAAAGCTGTATCCATCTTGCCTTGAAGAGTCCCCATGGAAACCTCCAACGTATCTCTTCTCACCAGATGGAGCTGATGAATTTGAGCTGGATGGGGAGATGGTTACTTTACCACCTGTATAG
- the KBTBD2 gene encoding kelch repeat and BTB domain-containing protein 2 isoform X2, with protein sequence MQLVFQRRSQKLFSCLRVLLQCNRAMFMSGLSESKQTHVHLRNVDAATLQIIITYAYTGNLAISDSTVEQLYETACFLQVDDVLQRCREYLIKKINAENCVRLLSFADLFSCEELKQSAKRMVEHKFTAVYHQEAFMQLSHDLLIDILSSDNLNVEKEETVREAAMLWLEYNTESRSQYLSSVLSQIRIDALSEVTQRAWFQGLPPNDKSVVVQGLYKSMPKFFKPRLGMTKEEMMIFIEAAAENPGSLYSSVCYSPQAEKVYKLCNPPADLHKVGTLVTPDNDIYIAGGQVPLKNTKTNHSKSSKLQAAFRTVNCFYWFDAQQNTWFPKTPMLFVRIKPSLVCCEGYIYAIGGDSVGGELNRRTVERYDTEKDEWTMVSPLPCAWQWSTAVAVHNCIYVMAHNLMYCYFPRSDAWVEMAMRQTSRCFASAAAFGDKIFYIGGLHIASNSGIRLPSSTVDGSSVTVEIYDVNKNEWRMAANIPAKRYSDPCVRAVVISNSLCVFIRETHMNERAKYATYQYDLELDRWFLRQHISERVLWDLGKDFRCTVGKLYPSCLEESPWKPPTYLFSPDGADEFELDGEMVTLPPV encoded by the exons ATGCAGCTCGTATTTCAG CGAAGAAGCCAGAAACTCTTCTCTTGCCTGAGAGTCTTGCTGCAAtgcaacag AGCCATGTTCATGAGCGGGCTAAGTGAAAGTAAACAAACACACGTACACCTGAGGAATGTGGATGCAGCCACTTTACAAATTATCATCACTTATGCATACACGGGTAACTTGGCAATAAGCGACAGCACGGTAGAACAGCTTTATGAAACTGCCTGCTTCTTACAG GTAGATGATGTGTTACAACGGTGTAGAGAATACTTAATCAAAAAAATTAACGCGGAAAATTGTGTGCGTCTCTTAAGTTTTGCTGATCTCTTCAGCTGTGAAGAGTTAAAACAGAGCGCTAAAAGAATGGTAGAGCACAAGTTCACAGCAGTGTACCACCAGGAGGCTTTCATGCAACTGTCACATGATCTACTGATAGATATTTTAAGCAGTGACAATTTAAATGTGGAAAAGGAGGAGACAGTTCGTGAAGCTGCTATGTTATGGCTGGAGTACAACACAGAATCGCGATCGCAGTATTTGTCCTCTGTTCTTAGCCAAATCCGAATCGATGCACTTTCAGAAGTAACACAGAGAGCCTGGTTTCAAGGCTTACCACCTAACGATAAATCGGTGGTGGTGCAAGGACTGTACAAATCGATGCCCAAGTTCTTCAAGCCCAGACTTGGTATGACAAAAGAGGAGATGATGATATTCattgaagctgctgctgaaaaccCCGGTAGTCTTTATTCTTCTGTCTGCTATAGCCCCCAGGCAGAAAAAGTTTACAAACTCTGCAACCCTCCTGCTGACTTGCATAAGGTTGGGACGCTTGTAACTCCTGATAATGACATCTATATAGCAGGTGGGCAAGTTCCTCTGAAAAACACGAAAACCAATCACAGTAAAAGCAGTAAACTCCAGGCTGCCTTCAGAACTGTGAATTGCTTTTACTGGTTTGATGCACAGCAAAACACTTGGTTTCCAAAGACACCGATGCTCTTTGTTCGTATAAAGCCATCCCTGGTCTGCTGTGAAGGATACATCTATGCAATCGGAGGAGATAGCGTTGGTGGAGAACTCAACAGGAGAACTGTGGAGAGATATGATACTGAGAAAGACGAGTGGACCATGGTAAGCCCGTTGCCTTGCGCCTGGCAATGGAGCACAGCAGTAGCAGTTCACAACTGCATTTATGTAATGGCACACAACCTGATGTACTGTTATTTTCCCAGGTCAGATGCTTGGGTAGAAATGGCTATGCGGCAAACAAGTAGATGTTTTGCTTCAGCCGCTGCTTTTGGCGATAAAATATTCTATATCGGAGGACTGCATATTGCCAGCAATTCTGGTATAAGACTCCCAAGCAGTACTGTAGATGGGTCTTCCGTAACTGTGGAAATCTATGATGTGAATAAAAATGAATGGAGAATGGCAGCCAATATCCCTGCCAAGCGGTATTCTGACCCATGCGTTAGAGCTGTCGTCATCTCTAATTCTTTATGCGTCTTTATACGAGAAACCCACATGAATGAGAGAGCGAAGTATGCCACCTATCAGTATGACCTGGAACTCGATCGCTGGTTTCTAAGACAGCACATATCGGAACGTGTGCTGTGGGATTTGGGGAAAGACTTCCGGTGCACTGTAGGAAAGCTGTATCCATCTTGCCTTGAAGAGTCCCCATGGAAACCTCCAACGTATCTCTTCTCACCAGATGGAGCTGATGAATTTGAGCTGGATGGGGAGATGGTTACTTTACCACCTGTATAG